A region from the Leptospirillum ferriphilum ML-04 genome encodes:
- the kdpC gene encoding potassium-transporting ATPase subunit KdpC: MKIVRQSLMATLFLMIVCGVVYPLVVTGIARLLFPGQASGSLLASRDGTVSGSWLIAQGFQKPGYFHPRPSAALTPDGSGPLPYDAAFSSPSNVGPDTKQEIKSVTDAANAYRQENGLPAKTPVPVDAVTASGSGLDPDISLANALLQVPRVAKARKIDPSVLRALIDRLKDNPQFGFLGTRRVNVLRLNLALDTLTKTIPPPAK; this comes from the coding sequence ATGAAAATCGTCCGACAATCCCTGATGGCCACCCTGTTTCTGATGATCGTCTGCGGGGTGGTCTATCCTCTTGTCGTCACGGGCATTGCCCGCCTTCTCTTTCCCGGGCAGGCTTCGGGGAGTCTTCTGGCATCCAGGGACGGAACCGTTTCCGGATCCTGGCTGATCGCCCAGGGTTTTCAGAAGCCCGGGTATTTTCATCCCAGGCCGTCGGCGGCCCTGACGCCCGACGGATCGGGCCCCCTTCCTTACGATGCGGCGTTTTCTTCCCCTTCGAACGTCGGTCCCGACACCAAACAGGAAATCAAAAGCGTAACGGACGCGGCCAACGCGTACCGGCAAGAAAATGGTCTGCCGGCGAAGACGCCCGTTCCGGTCGATGCGGTCACCGCTTCGGGCTCCGGACTTGACCCCGATATCAGTCTCGCCAACGCCCTTCTCCAGGTTCCGCGGGTCGCCAAAGCCCGAAAGATCGATCCGTCCGTTCTTCGCGCCCTGATTGACCGGCTCAAGGACAATCCGCAATTCGGTTTCCTGGGAACGCGCCGGGTCAATGTCCTTCGATTGAACCTGGCACTGGACACATTGACGAAAACGATTCCGCCGCCGGCAAAATAG